The following nucleotide sequence is from Paenibacillus andongensis.
TGCAAATACCTCTATACACCGTTACACACTTGGTGAACCGGTTCCGAGGGCTTACTCACCGCAAAGGAACATCCAGGTTTCTTCGGCAGTCATCTGCAGGAAGGGAACCTACCTTACGGCATGAAAAACGACCTTATTTCGAAGTTGCCTTGCTATAAGCAGGCATTCGACCAAGGTTTTTCACCGTCTCTAGTGTAGCAGTCCCCCTGAGCAAAGTCAATGAAAAACGAACGATTACACAGGTGCCTGTATAATCGTTCGGATATTGCGCATACTAATAGGTTCGCAAAATAAAAACTAGAAAAAACCTCAGGCTCTGCCTTAGGTGCTTAGTGTAAACCCATTCTTTTGTGCATAGGGAAGAATGTGGTTCCATGTAATGTTGAATTCGTGTGGTACGAGCAGAACAATTATTTCAACGTCCCACATTTCTGCGAAAGTGCAGGTATTTTTGCTAAAATCGTTTGAATAGAAAAAAAGCCTGCTATTATGCAGGAATTTTTAGCTTCTCCATCCTAAGAATAAAAGAAAACCACAAAAGCCTGCACGATTGCAGGAATTTAGGTATAGGAGCTTTTCAAAGAAAAAAGGCATGTACAATTGCAGGCTTACCACAACCGTAGTCACTCCTTCTCGTTAAAGTTCGCAAAAAAAACAGCCGTCAATACTGCGCGGCTGCTGCTTCCTGATGACTTCGATCCATATTCACGAACTTATTAAATTGCTTCAAGAAAGCCAGCTCTACGGTTCCTACAGGACCGTTCCGCTGCTTAGCAATAATAATCTCGATAATGTTCTTCTTCTCGGATTCCTTATCGTAGTAATCGTCCCGGTAGAGGAACGCTACGATGTCGGCATCTTGCTCGATCGATCCCGATTCCCTAAGGTCAGACATCATCGGACGCTTGTCTTGCCGCTGCTCTACACCCCGGCTCAGCTGCGAGAGCGCGATGACCGGAACGTTGAGCTCACGCGCAATTTGCTTCAGCGTACGGGAGATCTCAGAGACCTCCTGCTGACGGTTATCGCCTTTACCACGGCCGGCAATCAGCTGCAGGTAGTCGATGAGGATCATGCCGAGCCCCTTCTCCTGCTGCAGTCGACGGCACTTGGCGCGGATGTCCGCGACCGTAATCGACGGTGAATCATCGATGAAGATGTTCGCTTCGGACAAGGCGCCTATCGCCATCGTCAGCTTCTCCCAGTCGTCGCCCTCGAGATACCCCGTCCGCATGCGGTTCGCGTCGACGTTCGCTTCCGCGCAGATCATACGCTGTACGAGCTGCGCCGCGCCCATCTCCAGGGAGAAGATGGCGACGGTTTCTTTGGCCCGCACGCCCACATTCTGCGCAACATTCAGCGCGAACGCGGTCTTACCGACCGAAGGACGGGCGGCCAAGATAACAAGGTCCGAGCGCTGGAAGCCGGACGTCATCTTGTCGAGGTCAATGAAGCCCGAAGGGATCCCCGTTGACCCTCCCTTATTCGAGTAAAGCTGCTCGACTTTCTCGAATACTTCCATGAGCACGTCGCGAATAACCACGAACCCGCTTGAGCTGCGGCGCTGCGAGATCTCAAGGATCTTGGCCTCCGCCTCGCTGAGCATCGACCCTACATCGTCCTCATTGGCATAGCCATTGGAGACGATTTGGGTCGCTGTGCGGATAAGGCGGCGCAACATCGACTTCTCCTCGACGATAGCCGCGTAGTAGTCAATGTTTGCTGCGGTTGGCACCGCGTTAGCCAACTCAGAAAGATACGTCACGCCACCGATTTCTTCAAGCTGCTGCTTGTTCTGCAGCCGTGACGTAAGCGTGATCAGATCGACAGGCTCCTGCTCTTCTGCGAGTTCTACGATCGCCTCGAAGATGCGTTGATGTGTTCCACGATAGAAGTCGTCGCTTGATATTCGCTCCATGGCGGTAATCAAGGCTTCGCCGTGAATCAAAATAGCGCCGAGTACGGCTTGCTCGGCTTCTATATTTTGTGGGGGTACACGATCCATAAACATATTATCCCCGCTCATGCTGCTGTACCCGCCTTTCTTTTCGTTAGTTAGTTTATAAGCTCTTAACTGACCGCTATTCGTCCTAATTCAGCAACTTCATAGATTAGAAGTCTTAACCTTGCTCTTATTCCCGGAACTAGGCACATATAGTTGGCTACTCCAAGTATTCTATCATTCTGTTCATATTCATCCATGCTGCAACTCTATGAGCTAAAAGTAACTAGATGCAAAAAGTGCAGCAAATCACCGTTTATTTCACATTTTGAGCAGAATTGATGTATTTAGTGCATCAAATATCCATACTTCGGACTTCATGGGTTCGTATTCGAACAATTAGCTGCACTTTTTGCATGAAATCGCTTGAAAGTGCTGATAGATGCTGAATTAGCTGCACTTTTACATCATCGCTGCAAAAGATGGCACCTAAGTCGGCGCTACAATTACTTCCTACCAGCCAATCTATCATTTCAAGACACTATCAACAACCGTGGTATAACCACACAATAGATAAGAGCCCCTCCAAGGGACTCTTACCTTCATCCATGTTCTTGCTCTTGAACGTTTGTTTCTCTTTCTCCGCAACGCTGTTTTCTGCTCTGGAACGTTATTTCTATAGCTCTGGATCCCTATTTCTACTTGCTCCAAAACAACGCAATACCTACGCTCCATAAGCTTAGCTCTTACTTCTCTTCCGTCACATGTACGTTCAAGCTAGCCGTTACTTCACTATGCAGTTTCACAGCAACCTTCGTTACGCCTAGCGTACGAATTGGATCTTCCAGCACGATTTTGCGCTTATCGATTACGATCTTGTACTGCTTCTCTAGAATCTCTGCGATTTGCTTGCTAGGGATGGCTCCGAAAAGACGTCCGCCTTCACCGGCTTTCGCCTTGATTTGAACAGTCATTTCACCAAGCTTCTCACCAAGTGCCTGCGCATCAGCTTTCTCTTGATCCTTGCGGCGCTGCTCGGCTTTTTTCTGATTATCAAGCACCTTAACAGTTCCTTGTGTAGCTGGAGCAGCAAGCCCCTGCGCGATTAAGAAATTCTGTGCGTAGCCCTCAGATACCTCTTTCACTTCGCCCTTTTTACCTTGGCCTTTTACGTCTTTTAGTAAAATTACTTTCATTCGAAAAGTCCCTCCTCTTCCTGCATTTCCTCTAATACTTTCTTCAACCGATTCGTTGCTTCCTCTAAGGTGCCATCGATCTGCGTAGCGGCATTCGTTAAATGCCCGCCTCCGCCCAGACGCTCCATCACGATCTGAACGTTCATCTGTCCCAGCGATCTTGCACTAATCCCGATTAATCCGTCCGGCCGTTCGGCGATGACAAAGGATGCCATAATATTCGTCATATTCAACAATGTATCAGCTACTTGCGCAATCATCAACTGAGAATATTTGCGATTTGGCTCAGCAACTGCCAATGCAATGTGCTCGTAAATCGTTTCTGTATGTTTAATGACTTCCGCTCTCTCGATATACGAATCGAGATCTTCCTTCAGCAATCGCTGAATTAAGGCGGAATCAGCGCCATTTCGACGCAAATAGGATGCCGCTTCAAAGGTTCTTGCCCCTGTACGGAGACTGAAACTCTTCGTATCAACAACGATGCCAGCCAGCAGCATCGTTGCCTCTAACACTTCCATGGTTAGTTTTTCATTGATATATTGAAGCAGCTCCGTCACAAGCTCACACGTTGAGGACGCATACGGCTCCATATAGACGAGTGTCGCATCATGGATGAACTCCTCACTACGTCGATGGTGATCGACCACCACGACCCTGTGCGTCTGCTGCAGCAGCTTAGGCTCGGCTACCATGGACGCCTTATGTGTGTCCAAAACAACCGCCAGCGAGCGCTGTGTCGTAATTTGCATCGCCTGTTCCGGCGTAATGAACCAACGATGCAGCCGCTCATCGGCAGCAATCGTCTCCATCACCTTCTGAATCGAGGGATTGATACCCTCAAGAACAATGTAGCCTTCCTTGCCGACAACCTGTACAGCCTTCAAGACACCAACCGCTGCACCAACGGAGTCCATATCGGGAAACCGATGACCCATGATGATCACTTTATCGCTATCCTTCATTAGATCACGCAATGCGTGAGAAATGACTCTAGCTCGAACCCGCGTACGCTTCTCCACCGCATTCGTTCTTCCGCCATAGAAGGAAAGTCGCTGCCCGACTTTGACCGTTACCTGATCGCCGCCGCGGCCGAGTGACATGTCTAGTCCCATCTGTGCCATTTGACCAAGTTCCATGAGCTGTTCAGCTCCTGAAGCGATCCCAATACTAAGCGTCAAAGGAAGCTTATTTTCAATCGTCAAATCCCGCACTTCATCCAGGATTTCAAAACGCGTTTGTTCCAGTTGGCGCAATGCCTTCTGATCCATCAGAATGAGGAAACGATCCGACGACGTCCGGCGCAAATAGAGCTGATACTTCTGAGCCCATTCCGTAATCTCACCCGTCACCTTAGCCAGCATAATGCTGCGTGTCTGATCATCGAGACCTTGCGTCGACTCCTCCAGATTATCCATCATCACGATGCCGATCGCCGTTTTCTCATCTTCATACTTCTTCGCCAGAATCGCCTGCTCCGTTATTTCACGGAAATAAAGCAACCGCTCCTCGGGCCGAATCCATACTTGATAAATAAATTTTCCAATGGACAGCTCCAGCTTATCACTTTTATCGTTCTTGTCCTTTTTATTTTTCAAATCAGGGAAGAATTCAAACAGCGACTCGCCAATGACCGAATCCTTCTCAAGCATTTTTGCCACAAAAGGGTTGTGCCACTCGATGCGCTTCTCTTCATTATATAAAATAATTCCGATGGGAAGGCCGCTCATCACTTCATTGCCCGCTTTTTTCACCCGATGTGTAATCGTTCCGACGTACGTATTTAATTCTCTGCGAAAAGCAGTCTCCGCTTGCAGCGTAAAGTAGGCCAATACCCCGCAGAACAGGAGGGCTGTAAGGCCCAGCCACCATTTGAACATATAAATAATGGCTGTCAAAATGATGAGTAGGACGAAAATCCACACGATATGCTGACCGTGCCACCGCTTTAAAAGGAACTTCGGCATTCGAACTAGCTCCTAATCCTATATATTTTTCTTGAACCGTTCTCGGATTGGAAACGCAACATCAAATACCCCTAATAAGCTGTATACGATAAATAAAGGAGGCATGAAACAAACGATTACAATCGCTACAATTGGCAGTATAGGCTTCCACTTGTTCTCATGAGCAACAAAGAATAGAAAACAAATCGCCTGTATAGCGAAAGCTAGCATAAGCAGCGGCATCGCATTCATCAGTAACGTAGAGATCATCGAAATTGAAGCCGGATTAACAAATAAATCTAACACAAATACAATTAAATAGATCCAGACAAGCGATTTCTGCAGCATCCACTCCCTCATTGGGCGCAATCCTGGAATCCCTTCTCCTGTTTTGTTAAGCAGCCAGCGGCTGATGCCGTGAGAGACAAATGTGTAGAATAGGGCAACGAAAATTAAATACAAAGGAATCACTTGCACAATGAAATTGACATACCAATCCTGATCTTTCGGCAAAATATCGCGGATCCCTGGAGGCATGCTCGCTATACTTTCCATCATGAATTGTTTGAACCTGGCAATCGGATCAAATCCGAGCGCATACCCGATAACAAGACTCACCAGAGACTCTGCCAGAATCGTGATAATCCCTGCCGTTAACACGGATCTTGCCGCTGCTTTACGTTTATATAAGTTACCCATGACCAGAACAGGCGGTAAGAAGAACAGAGAAACCGACATAAGGAATATTCCCTGCCATTGGGTAAGGATATAAACAACGAGCAAGCTGAGCACATA
It contains:
- a CDS encoding DHH family phosphoesterase; translated protein: MPKFLLKRWHGQHIVWIFVLLIILTAIIYMFKWWLGLTALLFCGVLAYFTLQAETAFRRELNTYVGTITHRVKKAGNEVMSGLPIGIILYNEEKRIEWHNPFVAKMLEKDSVIGESLFEFFPDLKNKKDKNDKSDKLELSIGKFIYQVWIRPEERLLYFREITEQAILAKKYEDEKTAIGIVMMDNLEESTQGLDDQTRSIMLAKVTGEITEWAQKYQLYLRRTSSDRFLILMDQKALRQLEQTRFEILDEVRDLTIENKLPLTLSIGIASGAEQLMELGQMAQMGLDMSLGRGGDQVTVKVGQRLSFYGGRTNAVEKRTRVRARVISHALRDLMKDSDKVIIMGHRFPDMDSVGAAVGVLKAVQVVGKEGYIVLEGINPSIQKVMETIAADERLHRWFITPEQAMQITTQRSLAVVLDTHKASMVAEPKLLQQTHRVVVVDHHRRSEEFIHDATLVYMEPYASSTCELVTELLQYINEKLTMEVLEATMLLAGIVVDTKSFSLRTGARTFEAASYLRRNGADSALIQRLLKEDLDSYIERAEVIKHTETIYEHIALAVAEPNRKYSQLMIAQVADTLLNMTNIMASFVIAERPDGLIGISARSLGQMNVQIVMERLGGGGHLTNAATQIDGTLEEATNRLKKVLEEMQEEEGLFE
- the rplI gene encoding 50S ribosomal protein L9, which translates into the protein MKVILLKDVKGQGKKGEVKEVSEGYAQNFLIAQGLAAPATQGTVKVLDNQKKAEQRRKDQEKADAQALGEKLGEMTVQIKAKAGEGGRLFGAIPSKQIAEILEKQYKIVIDKRKIVLEDPIRTLGVTKVAVKLHSEVTASLNVHVTEEK
- a CDS encoding YybS family protein produces the protein MGKRSWQSIIWSAVTIVSLLSLMTPFIIFTFSFLMIPVLMLYVKSSTRRFVISYVLSLLVVYILTQWQGIFLMSVSLFFLPPVLVMGNLYKRKAAARSVLTAGIITILAESLVSLVIGYALGFDPIARFKQFMMESIASMPPGIRDILPKDQDWYVNFIVQVIPLYLIFVALFYTFVSHGISRWLLNKTGEGIPGLRPMREWMLQKSLVWIYLIVFVLDLFVNPASISMISTLLMNAMPLLMLAFAIQAICFLFFVAHENKWKPILPIVAIVIVCFMPPLFIVYSLLGVFDVAFPIRERFKKNI
- the dnaB gene encoding replicative DNA helicase, with protein sequence MSGDNMFMDRVPPQNIEAEQAVLGAILIHGEALITAMERISSDDFYRGTHQRIFEAIVELAEEQEPVDLITLTSRLQNKQQLEEIGGVTYLSELANAVPTAANIDYYAAIVEEKSMLRRLIRTATQIVSNGYANEDDVGSMLSEAEAKILEISQRRSSSGFVVIRDVLMEVFEKVEQLYSNKGGSTGIPSGFIDLDKMTSGFQRSDLVILAARPSVGKTAFALNVAQNVGVRAKETVAIFSLEMGAAQLVQRMICAEANVDANRMRTGYLEGDDWEKLTMAIGALSEANIFIDDSPSITVADIRAKCRRLQQEKGLGMILIDYLQLIAGRGKGDNRQQEVSEISRTLKQIARELNVPVIALSQLSRGVEQRQDKRPMMSDLRESGSIEQDADIVAFLYRDDYYDKESEKKNIIEIIIAKQRNGPVGTVELAFLKQFNKFVNMDRSHQEAAAAQY